The Geothermobacter hydrogeniphilus genome includes the window TTGCCCGCGGTCGTGACAGCCTGCTGACGGTTCTCTACAGCGGCAGCCGTATCCAGCAGATCAGGCGTTTTTCCAGCAGCAACGCGGTTCACGAGGTCTTCCATGGCGGCGGTTTCACCGATCTGCGCCCGGTGTTCGACTATGCCCGCGAGATGCGGCCGCAACCGGCAGCCATCATCTACCTGACCGACGGTTACGGCGAGGCACCGGAAACAATGACAATCCCCACCCTCTGGGTGTTGACCGCCGACGGTCGCAAGCCGGCCGACTGGGGAGTGGAACTGCGTTTGGGGGATGAGACGTGAGATGGGAGATGGGAGATGGGAGATGGGAGATGCAGCAGACTGAAGCGATGACGGAAGACTCGGTCCGTGAACTGGTCGAAGCCGCCGGGGCGCGGGTGATGTCGCGCGGCGGCCGGACGGAGCATTATGGTTCGCCGCGGGAATTTTCCTTCGAGGTCAAGGCGGTGTTTGCCAACGGCCTGGCACTGCATATTATTGCCCGCCAGTACAATTACCGTGACCCCTGGGAGGCCGAGGGGCGGGTCAACGACCTGGTCGACGTGGCGCTGATTCAGGGCGGCGGTCCAACCTGTCTGCCGAAAGGACATTCCTGGTTCCAGGGGCGGGACGAAGAGGAAGGAGTCGACTGGCCGGGATTGCGGCAGATCGTCGAAGTGGTCAGCGGGCTTAATCCGAAGGTTATAGAACTACAGCGACTGACCGGCGATTTGTGAGGTAGGGGCGGTTCTTTTCCGCCAACTCTGCGTTGCGGTCCTCTTCGCTTGTGCGACGTAGCTGCCGCTACGCCTCCGCACTCATCGGACCGCGCCTTGATTTGACGAAAAATCCCTCGCCCTTGAACCGGTGGGGAAGGGTGAAGCGGTCGTTCTTCGTAGAAGGCAGTGCGGGAGCGGTTCTTTTCCGCCAACTTAAGCGTTGTGGCCCTGCGACATAGCTGCCGTGTTCATCGGGACAGACAAACCGAAAAGCGGCCTCGCGCCCGTTCGCTTCCGCTCACTCGAGACGCAGAGAGCGCGGAGAAGGTCATGGTGGGATGTTTCTCTCTGTGATCTCTGCGTCTTGAGCGAATGCAATGAACGGGCGTGAGACACGGGGTTCAGGTTTTGGCTTTTGGTGGCCTAATCCTTCGATTTTCCCTGTTTCTTCTCCAATTCATCAACCCGTCTGCGCAGCTCGTCGCTGAGGGTCACCTGGCCGTCGAGAACACAGCCGCGCCGGCCGGGGATGCATTCCCCGCCGAGTTTGCGGCAGCAGTCGTCATTGGCGTCATAGTTGATGCAGGCGAAGGTCAAGGTTCACTCCGGAAGTTTCCAGGCTACGCGTTCATCCCCCTGCCGCAGGGTGTATTTCTTTGCGTCCCAGTATTCGAGCAGCGCCTGGACCTGCTTGCGCGCCGAGCCGAAAAGATCGCGAAACTGGGCGAGGGTGAGCGTCTTTTCGTCGGCGAAATGGTTTTTCAGCAGGTCGAGAGCTTTGCGATAGCTGTCGCTGTGGAGGAAATTTTCCTCGTTCAGCCGCACTAGGATACCCTGGTTGAAAAGCAACTGCAGCAGCGGTTCCGCCTGCTCCAGGGTCATACCGATCTGGCCGAGCATTTCCCGGTGGTTTTTTGCCTGCGGACCGGCGCTGCGGTAGAGTTCGACGATGCGGTCCAGCTGTTTCTGCATGGCCGGGTCGATCCTGATCTCGAACCCTCTTTCTGCCAGCCATTCATCGTTCTGCACCAGCTCGCCTGATACGAGCAGCCGGTTGAGCAGGGCGTCGAAGCCTTTCTGTTTCAGCTGTCCGGGAAGAACTCCCTTGAGGGTCGCTTTGGCCATCCCCGGCTGCAGCGGTTGGTCGCGGTGCCATTTCCTGACGGCGTTCAGCAGCAGTTTCTGCCAGTGCCGGGAGGTTTCACCTGCCGTCCATTGTCCCGCCAGGTCTTCGACCAGATCGGATTCCGCCAGCGCCTGCAGGTGGTCCTCGATACGGTCGCGGCCGAGTCCGGACGCGGTTTCAAGTTCGCGTAATCCGGCGCAGCAGAGTTCCTGCAGTTTCTGCAGCAGAAAGGCCCGTTCTCCCGATTCGAGTTCTTTCAGTCCCTGCATGACCTCATCGCGGAAGCGCTTGTGGCGGGCCGGCTTGGGATCGATCACGCTGCCGCCGCCGATGGTGGTGACCGGCGAGTAGGAGCGGATGATGAAGCGGTCCTGTCGGTGGGCGACCAGCGGCCGGTCGAGGTGGATCTGGACCAGCGCGCTCTCGCCGGGACGGAGCACATCGCGGTCGAGC containing:
- the selB gene encoding selenocysteine-specific translation elongation factor, with the translated sequence MPEPRHIIIGTAGHVDHGKTVLIKALTGVETDRLKEEKQRGISIELGFAPFRLPDGTLAGVVDVPGHERFINTMLAGIGGIDLVLLVVDANEGVMPQTREHLQILQLLQIPRGIIVLTKCDQAEEDLIDLVEEEIRDEVAGSFLEGAPCCRVAAIDGTGIPDLVQTIAAEVRRIEPKPADGPLRLPIDRHFSVAGFGTVITGTLLSGRVGTGDQVDVLPRGLQVRVREVQVHGRKVETAAAGQRVALNLAGLDRSVLRRGTVIATPGIFTQTRRLDVRLSLLETAPRPLRFRDPVHLLIGTGRAVGLVALLDRDVLRPGESALVQIHLDRPLVAHRQDRFIIRSYSPVTTIGGGSVIDPKPARHKRFRDEVMQGLKELESGERAFLLQKLQELCCAGLRELETASGLGRDRIEDHLQALAESDLVEDLAGQWTAGETSRHWQKLLLNAVRKWHRDQPLQPGMAKATLKGVLPGQLKQKGFDALLNRLLVSGELVQNDEWLAERGFEIRIDPAMQKQLDRIVELYRSAGPQAKNHREMLGQIGMTLEQAEPLLQLLFNQGILVRLNEENFLHSDSYRKALDLLKNHFADEKTLTLAQFRDLFGSARKQVQALLEYWDAKKYTLRQGDERVAWKLPE